Genomic DNA from Veillonella criceti:
ACTCACCAAGAACAGAAGGTTCTCCATTTTTCACAGGAATATGAGCCTCAATCACTTTATCTGTATTAGTATTATAGATACGAACCACTGTTTCCGGCTCTACAGGCGTAACTAGGCCTCGCATAATGGCAAATACACCCACACCAGCGGACATATTGCCACAATTGCCTTCATAATCAACCACGGCCTCCTCAATACCAACATAGCCAAAGGTATAATCTACATCAATCCCCGTTCGCTGTGATTTCCCTACCAACGCAACTTTACTTGTCAGTGGATCGGCCCCACCAATACCATCAATCTGGCGTTTATCAGGGCTCCCATACAAGGACAAGATGCAAGCATCGCGTGACTTTGTATCCGCTGGTAAATCAGCTATATCAATATAGGCCCCTTTACTCGTGCCACCACGCATATATATAACTGGTAATTTCACATACCCTTCCATGCTTATTTACCTCCTGCGCGCAAAAAATTTAATTTACCACCAGCTCGAACGATTTCTTTTTGACGATCGTTCAACGGTGTCTTCATACTAAAGGAGGTACCTTGAGTAACATTTTTTACGATAAATTCACCACTGGTAAAAGCCACGTCATTCATATCAATGGTTAATTCATCCCCACATTCCAAAGCTTCATAATCAGCGTCTTCTGTGAAAAATAATGGTAAAATACCAAAGTTCACTAAATTATCCATATGAATACGTTCGATAGATTTGGCCATAACGGCTTTAACACCTAAATACATTGGACATAAAGCAGCATGTTCACGCGAAGATCCTTGACCATAACTTTCATGGGCTACAATAATATTAAATTGGCCCTTCGCTACATTAGCTTTACAAGTATCTGCAAAATCTGGTTTCACATGACAAAATGTATATTGACTATATTTAGGTACATTGGAGCGGAATTTTAAATAAGGGCCAGCTGGCATAATATGATCTGTGGTAATCTTATCGCCCACCTTAATAGCTACTTTAGCCTCTACCACTTCAGGCATAGCTTCATTGCTTGGTGGATTACCAATATTAGGTCCTCTCAAAATCTCTTGCTGTGCATCCATAGCTGGTTTTACAATCATAGAGTCATCAATATCGTAAACTTCTGGCAATGTAATATTTGGCTTTTCAAAATCTAATGTGCGTGGATCCGTAAATTTACCTGTCAAAGCAGAAGCTACAGCCGTTTCTGCACTGACTAAATGAACTTGTGCATCTTTAGTACCACTACGTCCTTCATAATTGCGATTATTTGTACGTAATGAAATACTCTTAGAACGCGGTGCTTGACCACAGCCCACACAGAAACCACAAGTGCTTTCTAAAATACGTGCACCAGAACTAATGATGTCTGCTAAAGCACCATTTTTAGAAATCATTTCAAGTACTTGCCGACTACCTGGCGCTACGCCAAAGCTAACATTAGGATGAATCTTACGACCTTTTAACATGGCCGCCACTACCATCAAATCACGGTATGAAGAATTCGTACAACTACCTACCAAAACCTGATCAACAGGGATTTCATTCATTTCAGCAACGGTCTTAACATTATCTGGAGAATGAGGGCAAGCTACTAGCGGTTCCAATTCATCCAAATTAATTTCAATCACATCATCATATACGGCATCCGCGTCCGGTGCTAATGGTAACCACATATCTTCTCGCTGTTGCGCTTTTAAAAATTCCCGTGTCCGTTCATCACTTGGGAAAATAGAAGTTGTTACACCCATTTCCGCCCCCATATTCGTAATGGTGGCCCGTTCAGGCACTGTCAAACTAGCAATCCCTTCACCGGTATATTCCAAAGCTGTACCAACATTCCCTTTAGTCGTTAAAATACTTAATACTTTTAGCACTACATCCTTCGCAGCACACCAAGCTGGTAAGGAACCTGTTAATTTAATATTAATAACACGTGGGCAAATTAAATGGAACGCATGACCCGCCATAGAGGCCGCTACATCCATGCCACCAACACCCATAGCAAACATGCCTAAGGACCCCGATGTTGGTGTATGACTATCGGACCCTACCAGAGTTTGTCCAGGTCGAGCAAAACGTTCCACATGAACTTGGTGACAAATTCCGTTCCCTGCTTTGGAATAATAAATCCCATATTTACTAGCTACATCTTGTAAATATTTATGATCATCAGCATTTTCAAAACCATCTTGTAAAGTATTGTGGTCTACATAAGACACGGATAAAGTCTTAACTTTTTCAACACCTAATGCTTCAAACTCAAGATATGCCATCGTACCTAAAGCATCTTGAGTCAGTGTTTGATCTATCTTAATCCCAATATCTGTACCAGCCTTTAACTCACCTTCCATTAAATGGTCTTCTAAAATTTTATACATCAAACTCTTGCCTGCCATATCTATACCTCCTACATCAATTGACTAAATAGCATATTTTCTATGCGTTTATAATATCGCTATTCCGAAAATAAGAAAAATAGATAACTTATATATTTTGTGATAAAATATTTATATTGCAAGTAATGTATAATCGACTATTTATCAGGAGTCTGACTATGGATACACTAGAAAAAGATTGGGACATATTCCTAACAATTGCACAAGAACAAAACATAACAAAAGCAGCCAATAAGCTCTTTATCTCCCAACCAGCCTTAAGTTATCGTCTAACGCAACTAGAAAA
This window encodes:
- a CDS encoding aconitate hydratase, whose translation is MAGKSLMYKILEDHLMEGELKAGTDIGIKIDQTLTQDALGTMAYLEFEALGVEKVKTLSVSYVDHNTLQDGFENADDHKYLQDVASKYGIYYSKAGNGICHQVHVERFARPGQTLVGSDSHTPTSGSLGMFAMGVGGMDVAASMAGHAFHLICPRVINIKLTGSLPAWCAAKDVVLKVLSILTTKGNVGTALEYTGEGIASLTVPERATITNMGAEMGVTTSIFPSDERTREFLKAQQREDMWLPLAPDADAVYDDVIEINLDELEPLVACPHSPDNVKTVAEMNEIPVDQVLVGSCTNSSYRDLMVVAAMLKGRKIHPNVSFGVAPGSRQVLEMISKNGALADIISSGARILESTCGFCVGCGQAPRSKSISLRTNNRNYEGRSGTKDAQVHLVSAETAVASALTGKFTDPRTLDFEKPNITLPEVYDIDDSMIVKPAMDAQQEILRGPNIGNPPSNEAMPEVVEAKVAIKVGDKITTDHIMPAGPYLKFRSNVPKYSQYTFCHVKPDFADTCKANVAKGQFNIIVAHESYGQGSSREHAALCPMYLGVKAVMAKSIERIHMDNLVNFGILPLFFTEDADYEALECGDELTIDMNDVAFTSGEFIVKNVTQGTSFSMKTPLNDRQKEIVRAGGKLNFLRAGGK